A region from the Salinivibrio kushneri genome encodes:
- the rihA gene encoding pyrimidine-specific ribonucleoside hydrolase RihA, with protein MREPIIIDCDPGHDDAIALVMACALPQLDIKAVTTSAGNQTPDKTLYNARRILTLLQQTHIPIAGGAHKPLTRELIIADNVHGESGLDGPALPEPTMDADPGNAVNLMGRVLQDADQPITLVATGPLTNVALLLAAYPDLTNRIKRIVLMGGGVTFGNWTPAAEFNIYVDPEAADRVFRAGIPITMFGLDVTHQALVKDEDVASIRAIDNPVAQTVAGWLDFFMRYHRDPKWRLDGSPLHDPCTIAWLVMPELFECESLWVGVETQGTLTTGMTVVDRYHVTGNLANTEVAMAVDRAGFLNLLCDCLRQYD; from the coding sequence ATGCGTGAACCCATTATTATCGACTGCGATCCCGGCCATGACGATGCCATTGCACTGGTGATGGCTTGTGCACTCCCCCAGCTTGACATCAAAGCGGTCACCACCAGTGCAGGAAATCAAACCCCAGATAAAACCCTTTACAACGCCAGACGCATTTTGACCTTGTTACAACAAACACACATTCCTATCGCAGGTGGCGCACATAAACCACTTACCCGAGAGCTCATTATTGCTGATAATGTTCACGGAGAGTCGGGCTTGGATGGTCCTGCGCTGCCAGAGCCTACGATGGATGCCGACCCCGGTAATGCCGTTAACCTGATGGGCAGAGTGCTTCAAGACGCTGACCAGCCTATTACTTTGGTCGCGACTGGCCCCTTAACCAACGTGGCTTTACTCTTAGCCGCCTACCCGGATTTAACCAATCGGATTAAGCGAATTGTGTTGATGGGAGGCGGCGTAACCTTCGGCAATTGGACACCAGCTGCCGAGTTTAATATTTATGTCGATCCAGAAGCCGCTGATCGCGTGTTTCGCGCTGGGATCCCAATCACCATGTTTGGATTAGATGTTACCCACCAAGCGTTAGTCAAAGATGAAGATGTGGCTTCCATCCGTGCCATCGATAACCCCGTAGCGCAGACCGTTGCAGGTTGGCTTGATTTCTTTATGCGCTATCACCGCGATCCCAAGTGGCGCCTAGACGGCTCTCCGCTCCATGATCCTTGTACCATTGCATGGCTAGTGATGCCTGAGCTCTTCGAGTGTGAATCACTATGGGTGGGTGTCGAGACACAAGGGACGTTAACCACTGGAATGACGGTGGTTGACCGTTATCACGTCACAGGCAATCTCGCAAATACCGAGGTGGCCATGGCCGTCGATCGAGCGGGCTTTCTCAACTTGCTATGCGATTGCTTACGCCAATACGACTAG
- a CDS encoding S8 family peptidase has translation MLKHVLSCCIASALVAASPAALAKQEEGKQAISQQQTLAPLVVASDKQGIEDQYIVVFKQPMTLSDDPQALQTFTQQTVSSMVNQHAVKVEKVFDRSLSGFVAKLTPEQLRALRMDEQVDFIEQDKTISLDPVITPNANQSNPVWGLDRIDQRNLPLDNNYSTNFDGTGVTAYVIDTGVTTSHVEFGGRARSGYDFVDNDNDASDCNGHGTHVAGTIGGSQYGVAKNVDIVGVRVLSCSGSGSTSGVIGGVDWVASNASGPSVANMSLGGGVSTALDRAVASAVQSGVSFMLAAGNSNADACNSSPAREPSGVTVGSTTSSDSRSSFSNWGSCLDVFAPGSQIKSAWYDGGYRTISGTSMATPHVAGVAALYLQENNSLSPAQVESLISNRASVNKISDPRGSVNKLLYSQADSSCEPDCGPTPGPKNELKNGQPVTGIAGAQGAQRFFYVDVDAGQRLTVNISGGSGDADLYLRYGAKPTLNSWDCRPYNYGNSEVCTVQSTQKGRYHVMLNGYTAFNGVSVTARY, from the coding sequence ATGTTAAAGCATGTTCTTAGCTGCTGTATTGCATCAGCATTAGTCGCTGCATCGCCTGCAGCGCTCGCAAAACAGGAAGAGGGTAAACAAGCGATCTCTCAGCAGCAAACGCTAGCGCCACTCGTTGTCGCGTCAGACAAGCAGGGGATTGAAGACCAATACATTGTGGTATTTAAACAACCGATGACGCTCAGCGACGATCCACAAGCACTACAAACCTTCACGCAGCAGACCGTTTCAAGCATGGTCAACCAACACGCGGTTAAAGTTGAGAAAGTGTTTGATCGCTCGCTGAGTGGCTTTGTAGCCAAATTGACGCCAGAGCAACTGCGCGCGTTGCGTATGGACGAGCAAGTGGATTTTATTGAGCAAGATAAGACGATTTCCTTGGACCCGGTAATCACCCCAAACGCCAACCAGAGTAATCCAGTTTGGGGGTTGGATCGCATTGACCAACGCAACCTACCTTTGGATAACAACTACAGCACCAATTTTGATGGCACAGGTGTGACGGCCTACGTCATTGATACAGGTGTGACAACGTCACACGTAGAGTTTGGTGGTCGTGCTCGCTCTGGCTATGACTTTGTTGATAACGATAATGACGCGTCAGACTGTAACGGTCACGGCACCCATGTGGCCGGCACTATCGGTGGTAGCCAATATGGCGTCGCTAAAAATGTCGACATTGTTGGGGTGAGAGTGCTGAGCTGTAGTGGTTCAGGCTCGACGTCCGGTGTGATTGGCGGGGTTGATTGGGTGGCATCCAATGCCAGTGGACCATCGGTGGCAAACATGAGCTTGGGTGGTGGCGTGTCTACAGCACTGGATCGCGCGGTTGCCAGTGCGGTGCAATCGGGTGTGAGCTTTATGCTGGCGGCTGGTAATTCCAATGCCGACGCCTGTAACAGCTCGCCGGCCCGTGAGCCAAGTGGCGTCACCGTGGGCTCAACAACAAGCAGCGATAGCCGCTCTAGTTTCTCCAACTGGGGCAGCTGTCTTGATGTATTTGCACCAGGCTCGCAAATCAAATCTGCCTGGTATGACGGTGGTTATCGCACCATCAGTGGCACGTCAATGGCGACACCTCATGTTGCCGGTGTTGCTGCCTTGTATTTACAAGAAAACAATAGCTTATCGCCAGCACAAGTCGAGAGCTTAATTAGCAACCGTGCTAGCGTCAATAAAATCAGTGATCCTCGTGGTTCGGTCAACAAACTCCTCTACAGCCAAGCGGATAGCAGCTGTGAGCCTGATTGTGGCCCGACGCCAGGGCCAAAAAACGAGCTCAAAAATGGCCAGCCAGTCACGGGTATTGCTGGGGCTCAAGGTGCGCAGCGCTTCTTTTACGTTGATGTTGACGCGGGGCAACGTCTAACGGTCAATATTAGCGGTGGTTCAGGCGATGCAGATTTGTATCTACGCTATGGGGCGAAACCAACCTTAAACAGCTGGGACTGCCGCCCATACAACTACGGCAATAGTGAAGTGTGTACGGTACAAAGCACACAAAAGGGTCGCTATCACGTGATGCTTAATGGTTACACTGCTTTTAACGGTGTCAGTGTGACAGCGCGATACTAA
- a CDS encoding NAD(P)/FAD-dependent oxidoreductase, with protein sequence MPYQNSNQERRRFLKLLAGASAIGLMPASLPSRAQTRAKVVIVGNGAAGIALANRLVQHLSADQIALVGSRQRHLYQPGQTLVASGLWKVSQVLSTTEQWLPAGIKWHQQNANAFLPAQQQVVLEDGTKLSYDVLVVAMGTQLNYTLIEGMEERLIGQHGIGSVYPGPEGALATDTAFKQFMNKGEGKAIFTLAETPIKCAGAPLKMTFTSLARLEQTGHRQAYDVNFATPFKDRLFSIPVYNDFVMERFGDQGVDIADQKTLIGIDPTNKKAHFSLTATGKTRVEEYDYIHVVPPMSAPDVIKHSDLVWNQGPHKAEWMAADQYTLQHPTFPNVFGIGDVTGIPLSKTAASVKKQVPIVEANLLSYLNDKPLEAEFNGYTSCPLITGFGKAILAEFGYGGKLLPSFPFISPTEETWMAWVMKEKMLLPAYQAMLDGKI encoded by the coding sequence ATGCCATATCAAAATTCGAACCAAGAGCGACGCCGTTTTTTAAAACTACTGGCAGGTGCGAGCGCGATAGGCTTGATGCCGGCAAGCTTACCCTCACGTGCTCAGACGCGCGCTAAGGTGGTTATTGTGGGTAATGGTGCTGCCGGTATTGCGTTAGCTAATCGCCTTGTGCAACACCTTTCCGCTGATCAGATAGCATTAGTGGGTTCACGTCAGCGTCACCTGTATCAGCCTGGACAAACTTTGGTGGCATCTGGGTTATGGAAAGTATCCCAAGTCCTATCAACAACAGAACAATGGTTACCTGCTGGTATAAAATGGCACCAACAAAATGCCAATGCGTTTTTACCTGCACAACAACAAGTTGTACTCGAGGATGGCACCAAGCTTAGCTATGACGTACTGGTCGTTGCCATGGGCACCCAACTTAATTACACCCTCATTGAGGGAATGGAGGAACGCCTTATTGGTCAGCATGGTATTGGTAGCGTTTATCCGGGGCCAGAGGGTGCATTAGCAACGGATACGGCGTTCAAACAGTTTATGAATAAAGGCGAAGGCAAAGCCATATTTACTCTTGCTGAAACACCAATCAAGTGCGCGGGCGCACCACTTAAAATGACCTTTACCTCGCTTGCACGTCTTGAGCAGACTGGCCATCGTCAAGCATATGATGTGAACTTCGCCACGCCGTTTAAAGACCGATTATTTTCGATTCCCGTTTATAACGACTTTGTCATGGAACGCTTTGGTGACCAAGGGGTAGACATTGCTGATCAGAAAACGTTGATTGGCATCGACCCGACCAATAAAAAAGCACACTTCTCACTCACAGCAACGGGGAAAACACGGGTCGAAGAGTATGATTATATCCACGTCGTGCCTCCAATGAGTGCGCCCGATGTGATCAAGCATAGTGATCTGGTTTGGAACCAAGGTCCTCATAAGGCTGAATGGATGGCAGCGGACCAATATACGCTACAACATCCCACTTTCCCCAATGTATTTGGTATCGGTGATGTGACTGGGATTCCGCTATCGAAAACGGCTGCAAGTGTAAAAAAACAAGTTCCCATCGTTGAGGCAAACCTCTTAAGTTATCTGAACGACAAGCCTTTAGAGGCTGAATTCAATGGATATACCTCTTGCCCATTGATCACTGGGTTTGGCAAAGCGATTCTGGCTGAGTTCGGTTACGGTGGCAAATTACTCCCTTCTTTCCCGTTTATTAGTCCAACAGAAGAAACGTGGATGGCTTGGGTAATGAAAGAAAAAATGTTGTTACCAGCCTATCAAGCGATGTTGGATGGAAAAATTTAA
- a CDS encoding coniferyl aldehyde dehydrogenase, whose amino-acid sequence MTEPGSQWLETVKEMRETFDAQKEQVSRCPFLEYSYRRDALLRLRQAIKQKSSALQQALSDDYGYRAPVDTEIADILPLLHQIDYTRRRLKRWMQPQKRRPGITLLGTKLVVRFQPKGVVGIIVPWNFPIMLALSPLICALAAGNRVMLKLSEFTPNTNRVLRALIAEVFSPNEVAVVEGEVEVSRRFSELEFDHLFFTGSTQVGRQVMLAAADNLTPVTLELGGKSPVIIDDQIDMDVAVSRLIYGKCLNAGQICVAPDYVLCPEHRQEAFIHAYQRAFRAMYPDFEANSDYSQIINQTQAMRLEETLKDSLDKGARRWCALDQQTVPTAENQRWPTQLLTQVTDDMRVMQEEIFGPLLPIVTYQDLSEALSYIQARPRPLALYLMSNDAEIRTQVTTQLHAGGMGINETLFHVAAEDAPFGGIGDSGMGHYHGVEGFYTFSHSKTVLTRDKWDTSFLVKPPYNRWYKRLMRWWLMR is encoded by the coding sequence ATGACGGAGCCAGGCTCACAGTGGTTGGAAACGGTTAAAGAGATGCGTGAGACATTCGACGCACAAAAAGAGCAGGTGTCTCGGTGTCCTTTTTTAGAGTACAGCTATCGCCGTGACGCGCTGCTGCGCTTGCGTCAGGCGATCAAGCAAAAATCGTCTGCGTTACAACAAGCCTTGAGTGATGATTACGGCTATCGTGCGCCCGTTGATACTGAAATTGCCGACATCTTGCCCTTGCTGCACCAGATTGATTACACCCGTCGTCGATTAAAGCGATGGATGCAGCCGCAAAAACGGCGTCCAGGCATTACCCTGCTAGGCACCAAATTGGTCGTGCGCTTTCAGCCAAAAGGGGTGGTTGGGATTATCGTCCCTTGGAACTTCCCGATTATGCTGGCCCTGAGTCCCTTGATTTGCGCGTTGGCCGCGGGCAATCGGGTGATGCTTAAGCTTTCGGAGTTCACCCCCAACACCAATCGGGTATTACGCGCGTTAATCGCTGAGGTATTTAGCCCAAACGAAGTCGCCGTGGTAGAGGGCGAAGTCGAAGTGTCGCGCCGTTTTAGCGAGTTAGAGTTCGACCACCTCTTTTTCACCGGCTCAACCCAGGTCGGACGTCAAGTCATGCTGGCGGCGGCCGATAATTTGACCCCGGTGACCCTCGAACTTGGGGGTAAATCGCCGGTGATCATTGATGATCAAATTGATATGGATGTGGCCGTGTCGCGGCTCATTTATGGCAAGTGTTTAAACGCTGGGCAGATATGTGTCGCGCCCGATTATGTGCTTTGTCCTGAACATCGGCAAGAAGCCTTTATCCACGCCTATCAACGCGCGTTTCGTGCTATGTATCCTGACTTTGAAGCCAACTCAGATTACAGCCAGATCATTAACCAAACGCAAGCGATGCGGCTTGAAGAAACACTCAAAGATTCGCTCGATAAAGGTGCGCGCCGCTGGTGTGCACTCGACCAGCAAACCGTGCCAACCGCCGAAAATCAGCGCTGGCCGACCCAGCTGCTAACCCAGGTCACCGATGACATGCGGGTGATGCAAGAAGAAATTTTTGGCCCGCTCCTACCTATTGTCACCTATCAAGATCTCTCTGAGGCGCTGAGTTATATTCAAGCGCGACCACGGCCGCTCGCGTTGTATTTGATGAGCAATGACGCTGAGATACGCACGCAGGTTACCACACAGCTTCACGCAGGCGGCATGGGGATTAATGAAACCTTGTTTCATGTCGCTGCCGAAGATGCGCCTTTCGGCGGCATTGGTGACTCTGGCATGGGGCATTACCACGGAGTCGAGGGTTTTTATACCTTTAGCCACAGCAAAACCGTCCTCACCCGCGATAAGTGGGACACCAGCTTTTTAGTCAAACCCCCGTACAACCGCTGGTACAAACGATTAATGCGCTGGTGGCTGATGCGATAG
- a CDS encoding chemotaxis protein CheV: MNDEPTKNEILTESGTNELEIIEFHLIKQLPDGSTKTCYYGINVAKVREVIQVPETTDYPNAQAHMIGVFSSRDKLTPLIDLAGWLGVPTRPEKDNKFVIVTDFNNMTNGFLIDSISRIHRISWEAVESPSQFLEAGEQDCVVAVVRKDKNLIMILDFEKIIADINPELSMEKYDVTQDRNVNISESSAKKREAKTILVVDDSAFIRSLIENTLRSAGFNIISAKDGGEAFDKLTEFERISKEEGVSINEFVDAIVSDVEMPRMDGMHLVKRLREMDTYKTMPIIMFSSIMSEDNRAKALQLGANDTITKPEIGRMVSLADTYVFGTPLDD; encoded by the coding sequence ATGAACGACGAGCCAACAAAGAACGAAATACTGACGGAAAGTGGTACGAATGAGCTAGAGATCATTGAGTTTCACTTAATCAAGCAACTTCCTGACGGCAGTACCAAAACCTGCTATTACGGTATTAACGTTGCCAAGGTTCGCGAAGTTATCCAAGTGCCGGAAACCACTGACTATCCAAACGCCCAGGCGCACATGATTGGGGTGTTTTCGTCACGCGACAAGCTAACGCCACTGATTGATCTGGCGGGCTGGTTAGGCGTCCCGACGCGGCCAGAGAAAGACAATAAATTTGTGATTGTCACCGATTTTAACAACATGACTAATGGCTTTTTGATTGACAGCATTAGTCGTATCCATCGTATTTCCTGGGAAGCCGTTGAGTCACCGAGCCAATTCCTAGAGGCAGGCGAGCAAGATTGTGTGGTCGCAGTCGTCCGCAAAGACAAAAACCTGATCATGATCCTAGACTTCGAAAAAATCATCGCTGATATCAATCCTGAATTGAGCATGGAAAAATACGATGTCACTCAGGACAGAAACGTCAACATTTCCGAATCCAGCGCGAAAAAACGCGAGGCAAAAACGATCCTAGTGGTGGACGATTCCGCTTTCATCCGTAGCTTAATTGAAAACACGCTACGCTCAGCTGGCTTTAATATTATATCGGCCAAAGATGGTGGCGAAGCCTTTGACAAACTCACCGAATTTGAACGCATTTCCAAAGAAGAAGGTGTGTCGATTAATGAGTTTGTCGATGCAATTGTGTCAGACGTCGAGATGCCACGCATGGACGGCATGCACTTGGTCAAACGCCTTAGAGAGATGGATACCTATAAAACCATGCCTATTATCATGTTCTCGTCGATCATGAGCGAGGATAACCGTGCTAAGGCCCTCCAATTGGGTGCCAATGATACCATCACCAAACCCGAGATCGGTCGCATGGTAAGCCTGGCGGATACCTATGTATTCGGCACACCGCTCGACGATTGA